The sequence AACCGCCTCAGCCCCTCCCAGCACCCCTGGGAAGCGATCACCCTCGTCGAAAAGGCCACGGCTGCCGCTGTCAACCTCCCCGTAGAGACAGCATCCCACCCTTTCGGCAGTCACTGCAGTACCGCTGCCGAAGAGGTCATCCTCACCCGCCGTAGCGCCCGGGCTATGGATTTCGGGCGCACCCATATCAGCTTTGAGGCGTTCACCCAGCTGCTGCACGCGGCGAAGCACAGCTTTGAAGGCTTCGTCCCCGCTGCGTCCCTCGTCCTGTTTGTCCATGACATAGAGACGCTCGATCCGGGCATTTACCTCTACCTCCTGAACGACAGTTACCTGGATACGTTCAAAACATCTATGCGGAATGACTTTCTCTTCCGGCCGGCCGGAGAGCATCTCTATCTGCTCGAAACGGGCGACTTCCGTCCCCAGGCGAAGTTCATCTCCTGCAGCCAGGATATCGCCTCTGACGGCGCCTTCTCACTGGGCATGCTCTGCGAATTTGCCCCCCAGCTGGAGCGCTTCGGGCCGGGACGCTACAAAAGCCTCTACTGGGAGTGCGGTGCCATCGGCCAGCAGCTCTACCTCGAAGCGACCTCTCTCGGTCTCAGCGCCACGGGGATAGGCTGTTTTCTCGACGACGTCGTGCACCGGCTGCTGGGACTGGAGGGGAACGACTTCCAGAGCCTCTACCACTTCACCATCGGCCACGCCATTCCCGACCTTCGCCTGCAGACGAAACTCCCCTACAGCAGACGATAGCGCACTATTATCCGTGCTGAGCTACAATGGGGACATGGATAATCTCATTATGTTTTTCACCGGCCTCTTCCTTGCGGGGGGCATCGCACTGCTCGTCTGGTACCTCAAACGCAACAAGAAAGAGGGCCCGGCCAATGTTGCCCTCTATTCGACGATCGAGAAAATGGAGTCACTGGGGACCCTCAACGTCTACAAGGTCGTCACGAAGGAGATCGTCACGGCGTCGGATCATATCTTCGGGAACTTCGGGGAGAAGTATCTGCGCTGGCTCATCTCCAAGAAGAAACTGGCGATGATCTTCACCTTCGACATCGATTTCAGCTACAACCTCAAAGACAGCCATTTCGGCATCGAGGAGCTGGGCGAAGGGCAGTACCTCTTTAAAATGCCCGAGTGCCGCTATTCGCTCAGCATCAAGGATATCAGTTTCTACGATGAGCAGAACGGCAAACTGCTGCCGTGGCTGCTGCCCGACCTCATCGCCGGCGTCTTCAGCGACGGCTTCGACGAAAACGACCGCAATGCCCTGATCAGGGAGGCAAAGAAGCAGGTCTCCGCCATCGCCAACGGCATGATGATCGAACTGCTCCCCGATGTGCAGAAATCTGCCCGAACGACCTTAGAGCAGATCGCCTTCGCCCTCAACGCCGCATCGATCCGCTTCGACTTCTCCGAATCCCCGACGATTGAGAACACCGTCAACTATCTGCCCGAAAAGAAAGAGAACGAAGCCCTGCCCGCCTAACGCTCCGCGTCGGCCAGCGTCAGACAGAAGAGCACCTCTTTCCCTGCCATTTCCAGCGTCTCCACCGCCTGGGTCAACGTCAGTCCTGTTGTCAGAATATCGTCGACGAGGATGACGCTCTTTTCCGGGAACGGTTTGAGTTCAAACGCGCGCGGATGGGTCAGGCGGTACTGGAAATCCTGCCCGGAGTAGCGGTGCCCCGAACGGTCGCGCAGCACGGCATGCCGCGGTATCAATGTGTCGGTTTTCATCGCACGCGCCAGGATCGCTGTATGCGAATATCCGTGACGGACATGATCATCCACTGCAATGACGGCCACAGGTTCCTCCGACTCCAGCGAAGCCGCATACGTTGCAAAGGAGGCGGATGCCATGATCTTGTAAAGGTGGTAGCCGATGTCCGTGTGCTTCGTCAGCAGCAGCGGCTCGATCTCATCATATCTGTAAAAGGAGTGGACGGAGAGTTTCCCGACGATCTTGCGGGTGTGAAGGGAGGGGGCAAGATGTTCCTCACGGCAGCTCCTGCAAATGCGGCTTAACGACCACGATTCGCAGAGAAGGCATTTCATTTCATTTACGCCAAAGGAGCAAAGCCCCTTTGCCTACGTTAACACTGAGTTTGCTGTGTCCTCGGGCTATAGCCCTGCGAAATTCCGCTTCGCTGCATCGGTAGCAGGCGCCCTGGAGGAAGTGCCCTTGGGGTGCCCGCGTGCTATTCGCACTTTGCAGCCAGGCCATTTTGTATTAGTCCATTTTGAGGACGGACATGAAGGCCTCCTGCGGCAGCTGTACCTTGCCGATCGCCTTCATCCGTTTCTTACCGGCTTTCTGCTTCTCGAGCAGCTTTCGTTTACGGGTAATATCCCCTCCGTAACATTTCGCCGTAACGTTCTTGCCCATCGACTTAACGGTCTCTCGGGCAATGACTTTGTTGCCGACGGAGGCCTGTACCGCGACTTCGAAGAGTTGACGGGGGATGAGCTCTTTCATGCTCTTGACGAGCGCCCGGCCGCGCTGTTCCGCCTGTTCGCGCGGGACAATGACCGAGAGGGCGTCGACGACGTCGCCGGCAACACGGACGTCGAGCTTGACGAGGTCACCCTCTCTGAAGTCGATCGGCTCATAGTCGAAACTTGCGTACCCTTTGGAGATGGACTTGAGCTTGTCGTAGAAATCGACGACGATCTCGTTCATCGGTACGGAGTACTCCAGCAGAACGCGTTCCTCGTTGAGGTAGTCCATCTTCTCCTGCATGCCGCGCTTGGCGACGAGCAGATTCATGATATTGCCGAGGTACTCCGACGGGGTGATGACCGTCGCCTTGACATAGGGTTCCTCGATGCGTTCGATATGGTTTACCGGCGGCAGTTCGGAGGGGTTGTGCACTTCGATCTGCGAACCGTCCGTCAGAAAGACGTCATAGACGACCGAGGGGGCTGTGGCGATCAGGTCCATGTCGAATTCGCGTTCCAGACGCTCCTTGACAACCTCCATGTGCAGCATGCCGAGGAAACCGACGCGGAAACCGAACCCGAGGGCGACGGATGTCTCCGGTTCGTAGCTGAGCGACGAGTCGTTGAGGCGCAGCTTATCCAGCGCATCGCGCAGATCCTCGAACTTGTCCGTATCGATGGGGTAGAGCCCAGCGAAGACAAAAGGCTTCGCCGGCTCATAATCCCCGACCGGCTCTGCCGCAGGTCTTTTCGCATCGGTGATCGTATCGCCGACGTTCAGGGTCCCGACATCTTTGAGGCCGAGCACGACGATACCGATCTCGCCGCTGTCGATCGACTCGGTCTTCATCTTCTTGAGCGGGTGCGGGTACATGAGGTCGAGGACCTCGTGCTGTTCATTATTGCTCATCAGCTTGACGATCTGCTTCTTGCGGATATTGCCGTCGAAAACACGTACCAGCGCCAGCGCACCGAGATAGGGGTCGAACCAGCTGTCGTAGATGATCGCCTTCGTCGGCGCATCCGGGTCGCCCACCGGGGCGGGGATGCGGTCGACGATGGCATCGACAAGCTCTCGGATGCCTACGCCCGTTTTGGCAGAGACCATCAATGCGTCCGTGGCATCGATCCCGATACTCGTTTCGATCTCTTCGGCGACCCGTTCCGGCTCGGCGGCGGGAAGGTCGATCTTGTTAATGACCGGGAGCAGTTCAAGTTCATTTTCCATGGCAAGGTAGACGTTGGCGATGGTCTGCGCCTCGACCCCCTGTGCCGCGTCGACGATCAGCAGCGCGCCGTCAGAGGAAGCCAGTGACTTGCTGACTTCGTAACTGAAGTCGACGTGGCCCGGGGTGTCAATGAGGTTCAGGACGTAGTGTTCGCCGTCCTTGACGTAATCGAGCCGGACGCTCTGTGCCTTGATGGTGATACCGCGCTCCTGCTCGATGTCCATCGTGTCCATCATCTGCGATTTGAGTTCACGCTCCGTCACGGAGCCGCACTCCTGGATGATCCGGTCGGCCAGGGTACTTTTACCGTGGTCGATGTGGGCGATGATAGAGAAGTTGCGAATGTGGCTCAGGTCCATTGTGCTCCCTGCTTATGCGAACAGACTGTTAACGCTCTCGTTGTGGTAAACGCGGCGGATGACTTCGCCGAAGAGCGGTGCTACGGTCAGAACCTTGATGTTCGGGTGGGGTTTGGTCGCCAGGGAGTTGGAGATGATCAGCTCATCGAGTTCGCCCTTGTCAAGGTTCTCGTAGGCTTTGCCGCTCAGAACCCCGTGCGTCGCACAGGCCATGACGGAGGTCGCGCCCTTGGCTTTGAGCGCCGCTGCCGCTTTCACCATCGTCCCGGCCGTATCGACCATGTCGTCGATCATAATGACATCCTTGCCTTCGACGTCGCCGATAATGTTCATGACTTCGGCCACGTTTGCCTTTTCGCGGCGTTTGTCGACGATGACCATCTCCAGGCCCAGTTTCTCTGCGAAATAGCGTGCGCGTGCGACCCCGCCGATATCCGGGCTGGCGATGATCGGGTTCGGGAGGTTTTTCTCCTTGATGTACTGCTGGAAGATGATGGAGCCGTAGAGGTTGTCAACAGGGATGTCAAAGAAGCCCTGGATCTGGCCCGCGTGCAGGTCGATGGTCACAAGACGGTCGATGCCCGCCGTCTGGTAGAGGTTCGCGACGAGTTTCGCGCTGATGGGGACACGCGGTGCCGCTTTACGGTCCTGGCGTGCGTAGCCGAAATACGGGATGACTGCCGTAATGGAGCTCGCAGAAGAGCGGCGAAGCGCATCGGTCATGATGAGCAGCTCCATCAGGTTGTCGTTGGACGGGGCTCCCGTTGACTGGATGATGAACACGTCGCGTCCGCGGACGCTCTCTGCAATCTGAACGGAGATCTCCCCGTCGCTGAAACGTTTGATATCCGCTTTGGCCAGGGGGACGTCGAGGTATCTGCAGACCTCTTTCGCAAACTCTTCGCTGGCACTCCCGGCAAAAATCTTGTAACCGCGCATCGCACTTCTCCACATTGAAATCCGGTCTGCCCCGATACCCGTACCCGGGTCTCCGGCCATACCTGTTTTAAGTATGAAATTATAGCGTGCGCTGCTTAGCAGGGAGTAAAACAGCCGCCGTTATACAGGAAGGCCGAATTTCTGTGTCACGAGTTCGCCCTCGTCGTTGAAAAAGAGGTAGTAGAGAAAATCTTTTTTGACCGGCTGGCCCGCCAGGTAGCGCAGGGCCAGGTTCGCCTGCAGCGAGGCGATATGCATGACGATCGGTGCGGCAATCCCCGCGGGCTCTTTGAGCGTGATCTTGAACACATCGTTGAAAGAGGAGCGGTCGAAGAAACAGACCTGCCCGTGAAACGCTTCGACCGAACCGTAGACCCACGGCGTGTTGTGGATCTTGGCATATTCGTTGATCTGTCCCCGTGTCGGGAGGTTGTCCGTCGCATCGAGGATCAGGTCGACTTCGATCCCTTTTTTCGCGAAGGCGTTGAAGTCGCACTCATGGGCATACGCTTTCGTATAGGGGCAGCGGGCCTCGACGATGCCGGCATTGACGACGGCTTTGTTTTTGCCCTCGTCCCCCGTCTTGAAAGCGATCTGGCGGTGAATGTTGTGCACGCTCACCTCATCGAAATCCACGATATGAATCTCCCCGATTCCCGTCGCCCCCAGGGCAAACGCGAGCGAACTCCCCAGGCCGCCGCTTCCGATGATGGCGATCCGCTTTGCCTGCAGCGACTGCTGGACCTCTTCCCCCCAGAGTTTGATCTGACGATGGAAATAGTGCATCATTCTCCGCACCTCCTCAAATAGCTAATCGCACTGTAACATTAAAAAGTTTAATAACTTTTTGATAAATTCACCCAGAGCCTCCCATTTTAGGCAGTCCGAACGGCCAAAATGTGTAAAAACCGCTATAATGTCCCCACAAAACCGCAGGAGGAAGCGTGCTCGCCTTTATCGACAAGACCATCATCCCCTTTGTGACCCGTAGCAATGACCAGCCGCTGCTGCTGCGCGAACTGCTCGAGATCAACAAGAACCACGACGACGGCCTCAAACTCGAAGGCAAGATCCCGGGACTGAAACTGCGTATCGGCCGCACGATTCTTGTCTTCCTTATTCTCTGGAACATCATCCTCCTGCCGCTGAGCCTCCTCTTTCACAAGGAGCTCGAAAAGATCGACTGCCACCTGCTCATCATCCTCGCCATTCTCTTCACGGGGATGTTCTTCGGCACCTACATGATGTTCAAAGAGTGGCTGGTCGACCGCATGGCGACCCAGCGCATCAAGGAAGCATGGCAGAACCACTTCCCCCACTTCTCCTATGAGAAACACCATCTCCAGGTCACGGGGCTCTACCGCGAAGCGCTGGACAAAGACGTACCGCACAAAGAGCTCTACCTCTTTATGATGAACAGGCTCGCGGAGGAGTAAACGGTTTGTTCCAAACCACCGTCACCCTGCCCCCCTACCCGCGGGGATTCCACCTCATCACCGATGCCATTGACAATGCCGTCGCGGCATCCGGCGTAACGACGGGCCTCGCTCACCTCTTCCTCAAACACACCAGTGCATCGATCTCTCTCAATGAAAACGCCGATCCCACTGTCCGCAAAGACATGGAGCGCTTCTTCACCGATGTCGCCGACGCCAAGCCCTACTACGTCCACACCTACGAAGGCGACGACGATATGCCCGCACATATCAAAAGCGTTATGCTCGGCACCTCGCTGACCATCCCCGTCACCAACGGCCGTCTCAACCTCGGCACCTGGCAGGGGATCTACCTCGGCGAACACCGCGATCATGGCGGTAGCCGGAAGCTTGTCGTGACGGTCTACTGACGCAGAACATTTCCCTCTCCTGTACTTATTATGTGAACGATCTGCCTCTTCATTCTTTTCTTTTTCATAAGAAAAGAACCAAAAGAAAATCGTCGTTGCGCGAATCGCTCGCTGGTCCCGGCTTTATGCCTCCGCAACGGCTTCCAAGGCACGCTTAACGACAGGTTGCCTATTGATTTAATGCGCTTCGGGAACCGAAGCTATTTTGTTCCTAAAGAGCTTTGTCTCGACAAAGCGCATTCAATGAAATCAGAAATTGGCCTTGAGCGCTCTTTATAAGCCATCCCGGAGGCCCAAAGCCGGGAGGGATGAGCGATTCGCGAAAGGCCGCTTTTTGCGCTACTTTTTCTAAAAAAGTGGCAGAAGAGTGTTGTCAAAATTGTAGATTGAAGAGCTGCCCGCTATCGTCTATTTAGAAAATCTCGGCCAGCCAGAGCCGCAGCTTCAGTCCCCACGTCGTCGTATAGCCGCTCTCGGCCCAGAAGACTTTGCCGTCTCTGCCGACAATGATCGTCGTCGGGAAGACGCCGATCCTGAACGCCTCCGCAATGGCGCCGTTCTGGTCGTTGATGACGGGGAAAGAGAGGTCGTTTGCTCTCATATATTCGCCGATCTTCTCCAGCCCGCCCGATTTGACGGCGACGGTAATGACCTTCTCGTCTTTGGCAAGGGCGTCGATGTTGCCCGCTTCCGCATGGCAGACGGGGCACCAGGTCGCCCAGAAATGCAGGATGTAGGGCTTGTCCGGTTTGACGCTGCTGTCATAGGCCAGCCCGTAGAGTTTGGAGACCTCCACCTTGGGCAGAGCGGCACCTTCGAAGGATGGGGCACGCAGGTAGCCGATGACGGTGGCGCCTACCGCGGTAAGCAGTGCAAGTACGATCAGCTCTTTGAGCCACTTCTTCCATTTAATCACGCCGTTTCTCCATCGCCTCTTTGAACTTCCAGCCCCGGCGCGACTCCATCACCTGCGCATGGTCGATCTCGACGACCATCAGCTCCTCCCTATCCCCCAGCGTGCTTTCGATCTCGCCGTCGGGATTGGCCAGCAGCGAATCGCCGTAAAAGCGCCACAGATGCCCGTCGTCTTTTACGTCGCCGATACGGTTGGCCCGCAGCACGAAGCAGTTGTGCGTAAAGGCGCGCATTCGGATCAGGTCGCGCCAGCGCTGCTGCGATTCGAAGGTGGAGGCCGTCGGCAGCAGGATGCAGTCGATCCTCTTCTCCCAGATACTCTGCCACAATGCGTCGAAATGCAGCTCATAGCCGCCGAGGATGCCGAAACGGACATTGTCGACTCGGAAGGTCATCGGTTCGTGAAGCGGTTCGACCGGGTTGGCGAAGAAAGCGGCTTCGTTCCAGTGCGGATAGTCGATCAGTACCTGCTGCTGGTAATAGGCCGTCGAACGGGGGGAGATTTTGACGATGCTTTTAAAGGGGGTGCCCGCTTTGACCGTCACCAGGGGGGCAACGAAGGTCATGTCATAGGCGGCCGCGAGATCCCGAAGTATGCCGAGCTGGTGATCACAGAGTTCGCGCAGCATCGAGACCGGCGTCTGCTGCAGCTCTTTGAAAAAGGAGTTCAGGAGGTATTCGCCCATCAGCAGGACGCGTACGCCGCGTTTGTGGGCGATCCGCACATAGTGATACAGCTTCGTCGTACTCATGCCGACCGAGGGAAGCTGCAGCACGCCAACCGTCACGACTCCGTCTCCTCCCCGCCGCGGATCTGTTCGATCTTTTTGCGCGCCGCTTCGAGAATCTGCTGCGCCTCTTTGAGCGCCTTGGTTCCCGACTCATAGGCCTTGACGCTCTCTTCGAGGGTCATCTCGGGGTTCATCAGTTTTTCAAGGATCTGTTTAGCCTCTTCCAGACGCCCTTCAAAATCGTTCGCTTCCACTCTCACTCCTTTGCT is a genomic window of Sulfurimonas sp. HSL1-2 containing:
- a CDS encoding DUF4230 domain-containing protein, whose product is MDNLIMFFTGLFLAGGIALLVWYLKRNKKEGPANVALYSTIEKMESLGTLNVYKVVTKEIVTASDHIFGNFGEKYLRWLISKKKLAMIFTFDIDFSYNLKDSHFGIEELGEGQYLFKMPECRYSLSIKDISFYDEQNGKLLPWLLPDLIAGVFSDGFDENDRNALIREAKKQVSAIANGMMIELLPDVQKSARTTLEQIAFALNAASIRFDFSESPTIENTVNYLPEKKENEALPA
- a CDS encoding phosphoribosyltransferase family protein, whose product is MKCLLCESWSLSRICRSCREEHLAPSLHTRKIVGKLSVHSFYRYDEIEPLLLTKHTDIGYHLYKIMASASFATYAASLESEEPVAVIAVDDHVRHGYSHTAILARAMKTDTLIPRHAVLRDRSGHRYSGQDFQYRLTHPRAFELKPFPEKSVILVDDILTTGLTLTQAVETLEMAGKEVLFCLTLADAER
- the lepA gene encoding translation elongation factor 4 — encoded protein: MSHIRNFSIIAHIDHGKSTLADRIIQECGSVTERELKSQMMDTMDIEQERGITIKAQSVRLDYVKDGEHYVLNLIDTPGHVDFSYEVSKSLASSDGALLIVDAAQGVEAQTIANVYLAMENELELLPVINKIDLPAAEPERVAEEIETSIGIDATDALMVSAKTGVGIRELVDAIVDRIPAPVGDPDAPTKAIIYDSWFDPYLGALALVRVFDGNIRKKQIVKLMSNNEQHEVLDLMYPHPLKKMKTESIDSGEIGIVVLGLKDVGTLNVGDTITDAKRPAAEPVGDYEPAKPFVFAGLYPIDTDKFEDLRDALDKLRLNDSSLSYEPETSVALGFGFRVGFLGMLHMEVVKERLEREFDMDLIATAPSVVYDVFLTDGSQIEVHNPSELPPVNHIERIEEPYVKATVITPSEYLGNIMNLLVAKRGMQEKMDYLNEERVLLEYSVPMNEIVVDFYDKLKSISKGYASFDYEPIDFREGDLVKLDVRVAGDVVDALSVIVPREQAEQRGRALVKSMKELIPRQLFEVAVQASVGNKVIARETVKSMGKNVTAKCYGGDITRKRKLLEKQKAGKKRMKAIGKVQLPQEAFMSVLKMD
- a CDS encoding ribose-phosphate pyrophosphokinase; the protein is MRGYKIFAGSASEEFAKEVCRYLDVPLAKADIKRFSDGEISVQIAESVRGRDVFIIQSTGAPSNDNLMELLIMTDALRRSSASSITAVIPYFGYARQDRKAAPRVPISAKLVANLYQTAGIDRLVTIDLHAGQIQGFFDIPVDNLYGSIIFQQYIKEKNLPNPIIASPDIGGVARARYFAEKLGLEMVIVDKRREKANVAEVMNIIGDVEGKDVIMIDDMVDTAGTMVKAAAALKAKGATSVMACATHGVLSGKAYENLDKGELDELIISNSLATKPHPNIKVLTVAPLFGEVIRRVYHNESVNSLFA
- a CDS encoding ThiF family adenylyltransferase; its protein translation is MMHYFHRQIKLWGEEVQQSLQAKRIAIIGSGGLGSSLAFALGATGIGEIHIVDFDEVSVHNIHRQIAFKTGDEGKNKAVVNAGIVEARCPYTKAYAHECDFNAFAKKGIEVDLILDATDNLPTRGQINEYAKIHNTPWVYGSVEAFHGQVCFFDRSSFNDVFKITLKEPAGIAAPIVMHIASLQANLALRYLAGQPVKKDFLYYLFFNDEGELVTQKFGLPV
- a CDS encoding secondary thiamine-phosphate synthase enzyme YjbQ; the protein is MFQTTVTLPPYPRGFHLITDAIDNAVAASGVTTGLAHLFLKHTSASISLNENADPTVRKDMERFFTDVADAKPYYVHTYEGDDDMPAHIKSVMLGTSLTIPVTNGRLNLGTWQGIYLGEHRDHGGSRKLVVTVY
- a CDS encoding redoxin domain-containing protein, whose translation is MIKWKKWLKELIVLALLTAVGATVIGYLRAPSFEGAALPKVEVSKLYGLAYDSSVKPDKPYILHFWATWCPVCHAEAGNIDALAKDEKVITVAVKSGGLEKIGEYMRANDLSFPVINDQNGAIAEAFRIGVFPTTIIVGRDGKVFWAESGYTTTWGLKLRLWLAEIF
- a CDS encoding carbon-nitrogen hydrolase family protein, translated to MTVGVLQLPSVGMSTTKLYHYVRIAHKRGVRVLLMGEYLLNSFFKELQQTPVSMLRELCDHQLGILRDLAAAYDMTFVAPLVTVKAGTPFKSIVKISPRSTAYYQQQVLIDYPHWNEAAFFANPVEPLHEPMTFRVDNVRFGILGGYELHFDALWQSIWEKRIDCILLPTASTFESQQRWRDLIRMRAFTHNCFVLRANRIGDVKDDGHLWRFYGDSLLANPDGEIESTLGDREELMVVEIDHAQVMESRRGWKFKEAMEKRRD
- the xseB gene encoding exodeoxyribonuclease VII small subunit, which translates into the protein MEANDFEGRLEEAKQILEKLMNPEMTLEESVKAYESGTKALKEAQQILEAARKKIEQIRGGEETES